From the Erythrolamprus reginae isolate rEryReg1 chromosome Z, rEryReg1.hap1, whole genome shotgun sequence genome, one window contains:
- the LOC139154059 gene encoding olfactory receptor 14A16-like: protein MENQTTVPYFLLLEFSQNRHLQLLYFFLFFILYLATATTNLLIIFAVVFHHCLHNPMYFFLMNLAVQDLGIVSVIIPKSMTNSLMDTRHISYFGCVTQVFLFVSFETSDFFFLTVMAYDRYVAICHPLHYEMVMNWKACTKIVILVGLTSVLYGMLHTTGTFSMPFCSNVVSQFFCEIPHLLKLSCSGFNLVENGVLVAGFTGALGCFILITVSYVMIFKAVLRIPSVKGRQKAFSTCLPHLIIFSMLLVTSCMAYLKSPSKSPSYLDLTFTVLYSLLPPLLNPIIYSMKNKNIKLVLFKLWKSFTFFFTFFKKLIALH, encoded by the coding sequence ATGGAGAATCAAACTACTGTTCCTTACTTTCTGCTTCTGGAATTCTCACAAAATCGCCATCTGCAGCTTCTatatttcttcttattcttcATATTATACCTGGCAACAGCAACGACAAATCTTCTCATCATTTTTGCAGTAGTTTTTCACCATTGTCTACACAATCCCATGTATTTCTTTCTAATGAATTTGGCTGTGCAAGACCTGGGCATTGTTTCAGTCATTATCCCCAAATCCATGACAAATTCTCTCATGGACACCAGACACATTTCTTACTTTGGTTGTGTTACTCAAGtgtttctctttgtctccttTGAAActtctgatttcttttttctgACAGTCATGGCATATGATAGGTATGTTGCCATTTGCCACCCACTGCATTATGAGATGGTGATGAATTGGAAAGCCTGCACCAAAATAGTGATTTTGGTGGGGCTTACTAGTGTACTCTATGGAATGTTGCACACTACTGGCACTTTTTCCATGCCTTTCTGTTCTAATGTTGTCAGCCAGTTTTTCTGTGAAATTCCACACTTGCTAAAGCTATCTTGCTCTGGATTCAATCTAGTTGAAAATGGGGTTCTTGTGGCCGGTTTCACAGGAGCATTAGGTTGTTTTATTTTGATCACTGTTTCTTATGTCATGATCTTCAAGGCAGTGTTGAGAATCCCTTCTGTGAAAGGAAGGCAGAAGGCCTTTTCCACTTGTCTTCCCCAccttataatattttctatgCTTTTGGTAACTTCATGCATGGCCTACCTGAAATCCCCTTCTAAAAGCCCCTCTTACTTAGATTTAACATTTACTGTCCTATATTCCTTACTTCCACCTCTGCTCAATCCAATCATCTATAGCATGAAAAATAAGAATATTAAACTTGTCCTGTTTAAACTATGGAAATCCTTTACATTTTtctttaccttttttaaaaaattgattgctTTGCATTGA